The region TCACAAAAGCTTCAACCTGATATAGATTGtcttcataatcaattataaAGGGATTCCAAACATGCACAATTCAACTTCTCCAAATTTGTGATCTAGACTGTTGTGCTAAACATGTGCTAATAATTTTTTACATCTATAAATTTTATTTGAACTGAAAACTAGTAGAATATAGCACATTTCATCTCTAATTCTACCAGGATGATAATTAATAACTGATTTTACTAAAGCCAAATGAGTGTAAGAGGCAGCACTTCACCAGTTGTAGAAGCATCAGCAGTTGAGATTTGATTGATTCAGCAGCTTGTCCTTGCAATGGAGAATCTGCATTGTGATTTGTTGCTATCCTTCTCTTGGGTGTGAACGCTGAAGTTGATTTATTACCTCCTCTAACACCAGCAGCTGAATAATTTACCTCTTCtaaattttcaaatgaataTGTTGCAATCTGAACAAGTATCTCCTGAATTCCAGAAAGGTATCTTGATCCAAGAATTGCCGGTGAAAACTGAAATCTTCCATTAGAATCCATACTCATACTAACTTCCATACTGTTGCCTGATGATGTTCCATTCATACTATGAGTCAAGTCAGAGCACTGACCTGTGGTTGGAGACGATGAAGCAAGGCTTAATGATAGCTCATTACTACAATTAGACGAGTTATAAGCATGATTAGCCAAGTTTGCAACATTTGATGATGACCATCCATTCGGTTCTATGTTTCCTATGGATGAATAAGGCAGTAACCCAGTAAGATCAGCCTCTGAAGCTTTCAGAAACTTGTTAAAAATCCATCTACCATTACTGGGTGCTTCATCATAGCCACTACTACAAAAATTTGCAGACAAAGGGTTTGAGGAATCTTGCCAATTATTGAAAACCAATGGTCCTGATACCTCCAAAGATGCAGAATTTTCTAAGTTTTCTTGAAGACCAATTCTAGCAGGAACTGAAGCACAAGAAATTGGCCTTCCTCCAGCTAAATGATCCTCAAAGTCACTGTTACCAGTGGGATTTGAGGCATCTAGCATAAAAGTCATCCCTTGTGATGTAGCAAATGAATTGGAATTAGCAATAGTAACTGGATTTATGAAGCTACCATCTAATTGGGCATTACTTATATGTTCAGTTTGCTCTCCAGAAAGTATTGGAATCCCATTTATGATGTGGCTTTGGCTATTGAGGTCAAATGAACAGCAATAGATGAGTGGCTTTGGGATGAGGTGCTGTGTGATATTATCTTCAATGCAAGTAGAATTTTGGTCAGCCATGTCCAATGGATCACTAAACATAGCATTCTCCATTGATATAACAATTAGTAAACGTAACAAGAGGCTCTTGGTACTTCAATGGCCTCTAAGAACAGCACTCTTCAAGAATGGCATGATCACTCTGTTTGAATTCCTGGTAACCTGGACCAGTAGAATCTAGTTAACCCCTTTCTAAGAATAAGTATCTATATCTCTTAAAGAAAATAGACAAATCAAGACAGTTAACTGCTACAACCAAGGGAAAAAATAAGGCAGTGCATATTTGAGAATCATTCTACCATTGATTCTGAAACAAAAATCAATTCTAGGAACAAACTTATGTGAGTAGTTTCTTGACACAGAATTAATTGTGAGGAAATAGAATACAATCCAAAGATGCTAATAGTAGATAGTAATGTGACATGTAAATAAATTGAGCATCATTTCAAAGTTATGTAGACCACCATATGGGACATTACTTTAAACAACAGAAATCTTCCAAATATTTGATAACTTCTTAGCAGGATATGCAGTATCTCTCAAAGAACCAAGAATAACAAAAAGGAACAACGAAAAAGCAACATTGCCtgtttcaagttcaaaagattataTGATCATCATCAAATTTGACATTGTCACAATAACCAAAAGTATAAGCACAATAGAAAAAATCACAGCTACTAATTTATTTGAAAACAAGAATAAGAAGAATCAGAACTCACTCATTCCGAGATTGTGCAAAGCATACTAAAAAACAAAGATTAACAATGAAAAAGTAGCATTCTTGTTTTAAGCTCCAATGTTTAAGCATTCTTGTTTTAACCAAAAGAAGGAAAAACTTATGTTCACACTTCAATCTCACATCCGCTTATGAgataaaaaagaaatgaaataaaTGATAACTGATATGATAAGAAAATAAGAGAGTTATAggaagagagagtgagaggaagCCGAAACTAGATAGAAAACAAATATGAGTAAAATGAATCAAAATGAAGAAGCACAATGGTAAAGATCATAGTCATAGCTACTAATTTGTTTGAAAACAAGAATAAGAAGCAAATCAAAATCAGAACTCACTAATTGCCATCTTGTGCAAAGCATGCTAAACAAGGGTATTGTCAAAAGCTTGCATTGACCCCCTTTTGCATGAACAGCAGGAATACTTTTAGTCAAGTATCCAATACCCAAAACTGATTAACTTCCATTTTTGCAGATCCCATCAAGATTCATTGTATAGCCTTCCTCTCTCAACTCCTAAACTCACACAAAACTCAACATTTAACTGTCTTCACTTGACACTTGTAAATAAAAAACCACCTTCTCAAGTAGTTAAACAGGGAAAATGAGTTACACTAAAAAGAAGGAACTAAGCTTAAGCAAAGCTATGCTATGCACCTACCAATGGCTATGCATGAGGAGTGTTGAGAGATAAATGAAAAAGTAGGCTTTAAATTGAGATAGATGAAGGTAGAAGAGCCACAACAGagtaaaaacaaacaaaaagagagaaaagtgaGAGTAGTATTTGATGGTGCAGTGCAGTGCCACTCATTTCTGTTTCAGGCATTGCCGGGCCCATCAGTTTTTGCTTT is a window of Lotus japonicus ecotype B-129 chromosome 5, LjGifu_v1.2 DNA encoding:
- the LOC130721489 gene encoding homeobox protein ATH1-like, which codes for MENAMFSDPLDMADQNSTCIEDNITQHLIPKPLIYCCSFDLNSQSHIINGIPILSGEQTEHISNAQLDGSFINPVTIANSNSFATSQGMTFMLDASNPTGNSDFEDHLAGGRPISCASVPARIGLQENLENSASLEVSGPLVFNNWQDSSNPLSANFCSSGYDEAPSNGRWIFNKFLKASEADLTGLLPYSSIGNIEPNGWSSSNVANLANHAYNSSNCSNELSLSLASSSPTTGQCSDLTHSMNGTSSGNSMEVSMSMDSNGRFQFSPAILGSRYLSGIQEILVQIATYSFENLEEVNYSAAGVRGGNKSTSAFTPKRRIATNHNADSPLQGQAAESIKSQLLMLLQLVDNRYSQCLDEVHTVVSAFHAATELDPHIHAHFALQTISLLYKDLRERISTQILAMGSNFNMSCSEEEKEWSMETSFVQKQWALQQLKRKDQLWRPQRGLPERSVSVLRAWMFQNFLHPYPKEAEKHLLAVKSGLTRSQVSNWFINARVRLWKPMIEEMYAEMSRRKACRNEEGKETSHKSRISLNNQMFNIN